From Rhodamnia argentea isolate NSW1041297 chromosome 10, ASM2092103v1, whole genome shotgun sequence, a single genomic window includes:
- the LOC115739842 gene encoding uncharacterized protein At5g02240 produces MAMVTRVPSIFSIAPPSPSSSSAAAAVGQCHKLSWVSARVIYPRGHRICSSSCGASQIRVSPSSLSLRFPSISSSSSSSPSPSPSSPRRRFLTVSASMAGAPPPTVLVTGAGGRTGQIVYKILKERPDQFVARGLVRTEESKGKIGGADDVYVGDIRDTSSIVPAIQGTDFLIILTSAVPKMKPGFDPTKGGRPEFYFEEGAYPEQVDWHGQKNQIDAAKAAGVKQIVLVGSMGGTNPNHPLNSLGNGNILVWKRKAEQYLADSGIPYTIIRAGGLQEKEGGIRELIVGKDDEILETPIKTIAREDVAEVCIQALLFEESKCKAFDLASKPEDAGTPTKDFKALFASVTTKF; encoded by the exons ATGGCAATGGTGACACGTGTCCCCTCGATCTTCTCTATCGCTCCACCGTCACCGTcgtcatcatcagcagcagcagcagtggGTCAATGTCATAAATTGAGTTGGGTGAGCGCTCGCGTTATTTATCCCCGAGGCCATCGCATTTGCAGCAGCAGCTGCGGCGCTAGTCAAATTAGGGTCTCTCCCTCTTCGCTTTCGCTTCGTTTCCCTTCCatttcgtcgtcgtcgtcgtcgtctccgtctccttctccttcttcgccgAGGAGGCGGTTCCTGACTGTTTCTGCATCCATGGCCGGCGCGCCTCCGCCGACCGTACTCGTCACCGGTGCTGGTGGTCGAACTG GTCAAATAGTTTATAAGATATTGAAGGAGAGGCCAGACCAGTTTGTTGCAAGAGGTCTCGTCAGAACAGAAGAGAGCAAGGGCAAAATTGGGGGAGCTGATGATGTTTATGTTGGTGATATAAGGGATACCAGTAGTATAGTTCCTGCAATACAAGGGACTGACTTTCTTATTATTCTCACCAGTGCTGTTCCAAAGATGAAGCCTGGTTTTGATCCCACTAAGGGTGGAAGGCCGGAGTTTTATTTTGAAGAAGGAGCTTATCCTGAACAG GTTGATTGGCATGGacagaaaaatcaaattgatgCTG CTAAAGCTGCAGGAGTAAAGCAAATAGTTTTGGTTGGTTCAATGGGTGGAACAAATCCCAATCACCCTTTGAACAGCTTGGGGAATGGAAATATTCTG GTGTGGAAGAGGAAGGCTGAGCAGTACCTGGCTGATTCTGGTATTCCATACACAATAATAAG GGCTGGAGGCTTGCAAGAGAAAGAAGGGGGTATCCGTGAATTAATTGTGGGCAAGGATGATGAGATTCTTGAGACACCAATAAAAACCATCGCAAGAGAGGACGTCGCAGAAGTTTGCATTCAG GCACTGCTCTTCGAGGAGTCCAAGTGCAAGGCATTCGATCTGGCCTCGAAGCCCGAAGATGCCGGTACACCCACAAAAGATTTTAAGGCTCTATTTGCCAGTGTGACCACTAAATTTTAA